One genomic region from Augochlora pura isolate Apur16 chromosome 7, APUR_v2.2.1, whole genome shotgun sequence encodes:
- the Chic gene encoding profilin chickadee: protein MSWQDYVDKQLLASRCVTQAAIAGHDGNLWAKSEGFEVSKEELAKLVQGFVEQDILTSSGVTLAGNRYIYLSGTERVIRAKLGKVGVHCMKTSQAVVVSLYEDPIQPQQAASVVEKLGDYLMACGY, encoded by the exons ATGAGCTGGCAGGATTACGTTGACAAGCAGCTGCTCGCGTCTAGGTGTGTTACCCAAGCTGCAATCGCGGGACACGATGGCAATCTTTGGGCGAAGTCCGAAGGTTTCGAA GTGAGTAAAGAGGAGCTGGCGAAATTGGTCCAGGGATTCGTCGAGCAGGACATTCTGACGTCGTCGGGCGTTACCTTGGCCGGCAACAGGTACATTTATCTGTCCGGCACGGAGCGGGTGATAAGGGCAAAACTCGGCAAGGTCGGCGTCCACTGCATGAAGACGTCGCAAGCCGTGGTCGTCTCCCTTTACGAAGACCCCATACAGCCACAGCAAGCCGCGTCGGTCGTCGAAAAGCTCGGCGACTACCTCATGGCCTGCGGCTATTAG
- the L(2)34fd gene encoding nucleolar protein 10 lethal (2) 34Fd encodes MQVSCPNNVKIYNLSAGKSLPEWLSERKRRKLLKKNVDIRRRIELIQDFDMPGVSSCINVSKDGQYILATGIYKPRVKCFDVQNLSLKFERCFDSEVVAFDILSDDYSKMVFLHCDRTIEFHVAHGKYYRLRIPRFGRDMKYHYPLCDLFVVGDSSDIFRINLERGQFLQSFSTSSPSINKCEINPVHQLIVVGTQEGLIEAWDPRTKRKVASLDCALYCLEQDNSLQTVPAITSLKFQGGLTLGVGTSSGQVLLYDVRSNRPFLTKDHMYGLPIKNIEFHQTMDIVYSMDSSIVKIWEKNNGKLYTSIEGKHDFNDMCVVPKTGMLLLANEDPKMQTYYIPSLGPAPYWCSFLDNLTEEMEELNYETIYDDYKFVTEKELDELGLLHLKGTNLLRAYMHGYFIDIRLYKKARDVMKPFEFEEYKKRRIQQKLQETCGSRVQIQKMPSVNKDLALKLMDDEANAKKKKKNASNILKDDRFKALFSNPDFQVDTNSEEYSLLNPVISRLDKTRAKKLKAQLAEEESRQQMELNADKDEEHSSDESFIHDDSSSEDERQWVNEVKKNYRLIRRNERQNEESEENARKEDESSENHSRLYEIKDHVEFKDAKPIAKRGNKATLGDRLRGQDFHDVKFSGSRGNREMSFRIEKKKPTGRAKLQVKRHEKGHRHLLRPAGNLNKKRRR; translated from the exons ATGCAGGTCTCCTGTCCAAACAATGTGAAGATTTATAACTTGAGCGCTGGAAAGTCTCTTCCGGAG TGGTTGTCCGAACGGAAAAGGCGAAAActgttaaagaaaaatgtcg ATATACGACGACGCATCGAACTTATCCAGGACTTCGATATGCCCGGAGTCAGCTCGTGCATTAACGTTTCGAAAGATGGACAATACATTTTGGCAACAGGAATATATAAACCACGCGTGAAATGCTTTGACgttcaaaatttatctttaaaattcgaaagatGTTTTGACTCGGAGGTCGTAGCTTTTGATATACTATCGGACGATTATAGCAAG ATGGTGTTTCTGCACTGTGATCGGACTATAGAATTCCACGTTGCACATGGCAAGTATTACAGGCTGAGGATACCAAGGTTTGGAAGAGATATGAAGTACCATTATCCTCTGTGTGATCTTTTTGTGGTTGGAGACAG CTCAgacatttttcgaataaatctaGAGAGAGGACAGTTTCTGCAATCCTTCTCCACAAGTTCACCTTCcataaataaatgtgaaataaatccCGTACATCAACTTATTGTTGTTGGAACTCAAGAAGGACTGATTGAGGCATGGGATCCAAGAACAAAACGCAAAGTGGCTTCCTTAGATTGTGCTCTGTACTGCCTCGAACAGGACAACAG TTTGCAGACAGTACCTGCAATTACCAGTTTAAAGTTTCAAGGTGGGTTAACATTAGGTGTAGGCACTTCCTCTGGGCAGGTATTATTGTACGATGTCCGTTCGAATAGGCCGTTTTTAACCAAGGATCACATGTATGGTTTACCAATAAAGAACATAGAATTTCATCAGACAATGGATATAGTTTATTCTATGGACAGTTCGATCGTGAAAATATGGGAGAAGAATAAC GGTAAATTGTATACATCGATCGAGGGGAAACACGATTTCAACGATATGTGCGTGGTACCGAAAACTGGGATGTTACTGCTTGCTAATGAAGATCCAAAAATGCAGACATATTATATTCCATCTCTTGGACCAGCTCCTTACTGGTGTAGCTTCTTGGATAATCTGACAGAGGAGATGGAAGAATTGAATTACGAGACTATTTACGATGACTACAAATTCGTTACCGAAAAAGAACTGGACGAGCTGGGATTGTTGCACTTGAAGGGTACCAATTTGCTCCGGGCCTACATGCACGGCTACTTTATCGATATTCGACTGTACAAGAAGGCCAGAGACGTAATGAAACCTTTTGAGTTCGAGGAATACAAGAAGCGAAGAATTCAACAGAAACTGCAAGAGACTTGTGGCAGCAGAGTACAG ATTCAGAAAATGCCGAGTGTGAACAAAGATCTTGCTCTGAAACTAATGGACGACGAGGCGAAcgcaaagaagaagaaaaagaacgcTTCCAACATTTTGAAGGACGACCGTTTCAAAGCACTGTTCAGCAATCCCGACTTCCAAGTGGATACTAACTCGGAAGAGTATTCATTGCTGAATCCTGTTATTTCTCGCCTTGACAAGACTAGAGCGAAGAAATTGAAGGCTCAATTGGCCGAGGAAGAATCGCGACAACAAATGGAACTTAACGCGGACAAGGATGAGGAGCATAGTTCAGACGAAAGTTTCATTCACGACGATAGTAGCTCGGAAGACGAGAGACAATGGGTAAATGaggttaaaaagaattatcgaTTGATACGAAGAAACGAAAGACAAAATGAAGAAAGTGAGGAAAACGCGAGGAAGGAAGATGAAAGTTCCGAGAATCATTCTCgactttatgaaattaaagatCATGTAGAGTTTAAAGATGCCAAGCCGATCGCAAAGAGAGGAAACAA gGCTACCCTGGGAGACAGATTGAGAGGCCAAGATTTTCATGATGTTAAATTTTCTGGTTCTCGTGGTAACAGAGAAATGTCTTTCCGTATAGAAAAG AAAAAACCAACCGGACGCGCAAAACTACAAGTGAAACGGCACGAGAAAGGGCACAGGCATCTTTTGAGACCAGCTGGGAATCTAAACAAGAAAAGGAgacgttaa
- the LOC144472977 gene encoding uncharacterized protein LOC144472977, producing MPMFSFQVQKHCTRLSGKMTLGSNNEPKNGKDPPQQNHEEITQASTPSGLSDLQMQSTEMGEITEMPDFEMLSTSAVLHYCKHKILRPYLRLLGVMGLRPMSTDDSDRCSRYCILVNLHTFQVTIFMCIGYILQFMACFRRDRGFCYKTALLEFEIPSDTDVEQVENIHCFGNITFSYFVPSVLHLLAYLYTVYLFRIRENEQLQNLMERAFLLSSNPVNRGNQRRLVRILWLFIALSVVWIITALITVNILMAQGNIVFQWLDHSPYQVKITLKILLIVCTLWHDMVQGTIITSYCLQGQLLIAHLYFLRGKLLHHTLPAIDWMREICEFKKLLKYFNDELGPAVCIYTVVNLSWAAAGIIWLLQYDNSNPQHNPVTWISILNVLLWILISLAPFIQAARLTTACSIIQNIGHEVRIRPFVYQCTPGEDLDTLLLYTSSLKMCARLFRVPVTGRYLCLLLTINSIVILTLGLCQFL from the exons ATGCCGATGTTTTCTTTTCAAGTTCAAAAGCATTGTACTCGGCTGTCGGGAAAAATGACATTG GGTTCGAACAATGAGCCAAAAAATGGAAAGGATCCACCTCAACAGAATCACGAAGAGATAACCCAGGCATCTACACCATCTGGATTATCAGACTTGCAAATGCAAAGCACAGAA atGGGAGAGATCACCGAAATGCCAGATTTCGAGATGCTGAGTACATCGGCAGTACTTCATTATTGCAAGCACAAGATACTGAGACCATATCTGAGATTATTGGGAGTGATGGGTTTAAGACCCATGAGCACCGATGATTCTGATCGTTGCTCACGTTATTGCATTCTTGTAAACCTTCACACCTTCCAAGTCACGATATTCATGTGCATTGGATATATCTTACAGTTCATGGCATGCTTCAG aaGAGATCGTGGATTTTGTTATAAGACTGCGCTGTTAGAATTTGAGATACCATCGGACACGGACGTAGAAcaagtagaaaatattcattgtttcGGCAATATTACGTTCAGCTATTTCGTTCCCAGTGTATTGCATTTGTTAGCCTACTTGTACACTGTCTATCTGTTCCGTATCCGAGAAAACGAACAACTTCAAAATCTGATGGAGAGAGCGTTTCTTCTCTCCTCGAATCCCGTAAATCGTGGAAACCAAAGGAGACTCGTTCGAATATTATGGTTGTTCATAGCGCTAAGCGTAGTTTGGATAATTACCGCTTTGATCACAGTGAACATTTTGATGGCTCAGGGCAACATTGTGTTTCAGTGGCTGGACCACAG CCCGTATCAAGTAAAGATAACGctgaaaatacttttaatcgTGTGCACGTTGTGGCACGATATGGTCCAGGGAACAATTATAACTAGCTATTGTTTACAAGGACAACTTCTAATTGCGCATCTATATTTTCTTCGCGGCAAACTGCTTCATCATACTTTACCCGCCATCGATTGGATGCGG GAAATTTGCGAGTTCAagaaacttttaaaatatttcaacgatgAATTGGGCCCAGCCGTATGCATTTATACAGTTGTAAATTTATCGTGGGCTGCAGCAGGAATAATATGGTTGCTTCAATACGATAACAGCAATCCGCAACATAATCCTGTTACTTGGATTAGTATACTCAATGTTCTCCTTTGGATTTTAATATCGCTGGCTCCGTTCATTCAG GCGGCCCGTTTGACTACTGCCTGTTCGATAATCCAAAATATTGGACACGAAGTGCGAATACGCCCCTTCGTCTATCAATGTACACCGGGTGAAGATCTAGACACTCTACTTCTATACACATCGTCGCTGAAAATGTGTGCCAGACTCTTCagagtgccggtcaccggtcgATATCTTTGCCTTTTGTTAACTATAAACAGCATCGTGATCCTCACGTTAGGCTTGTGTCAATTTCTTTAA